In Papaver somniferum cultivar HN1 chromosome 1, ASM357369v1, whole genome shotgun sequence, a genomic segment contains:
- the LOC113332684 gene encoding B3 domain-containing transcription factor VRN1-like isoform X1, which translates to MNPSNGNRCSSRNSTGSTSGQRNTTTLTKNNDDGSDSSRASYHSDMRDDTVYMGGPGFCQIVHNHLVQNEQIRIPQRFIREYGDDLSNHAVLTVSGGKEWFVEMKRDSNSDDGGVYFKNGLKEFYKSYSITPGTFLVFKYEGNSHFDVVIFQMSGTEIDYSSFNNNNNNNNHMEETSSQTDDTINAEDDVDDKDDYYVEASEADANDDNDESGDDSDDEECGQIRVGLTREKNRSITARGLETHDRAIGIKRGFKSSKQYPFFAIGLQPSYVDHKYLPIPSDFEGKEELGKLETIRLDVVEEYGRSWIVHVFTNGRDLQGIRFCKGVSRFPRDNNLKEGDVCVFEMVTKKKSSSIKYARVHIFRS; encoded by the exons ATGAATCCATCGAATGGAAACAGATGTTCATCTAGAAATAGTACAGGCAGTACTAGTGGTCAAAGAAATACGACGACTCTAACCAAGAACAACGATGATGGGAGCGACTCTTCTCGTGCCTCTTATCATTCGGATATGCGTGATGATACCGTTTACATGGGAGGACCTGGTTTCTGTCAGATCGTCCACAACCACCTCGTTCAAAATGAACAGATT AGGATCCCACAAAGGTTTATAAGGGAGTATGGAGATGATTTGTCTAATCATGCGGTTCTTACTGTTTCCGGTGGAAAAGAGTGGTTTGTTGAAATGAAAAGAGACTCAAACTCTGATGATGGTGGTGTTTATTTTAAGAATGGTTTAAAAGAATTCTACAAAAGTTACTCAATAACCCCAGGGACTTTTTTGGTGTTTAAATATGAAGGAAATTCTCATTTTGATGTTGTTATATTTCAAATGAGTGGTACTGAGATCGACTACTCttccttcaacaacaacaacaacaacaacaaccacatGGAAGAAACCTCGAGCCAGACCGACGACACGATAAACGCAGAGGATGATGTTGATGACAAAGATGATTATTACGTCGAAGCTTCAG AAGCAGATGCCAATGACGATAATGATGAATCTGGggatgatagtgatgatgaagaatgtgGACAAATCAGAGTTGGTTTAACGAGGGAGAAGAATAGAAGTATCACTGCTAGAGGTCTGGAAACACATGATAGAGCAATTGGTATAAAGAGGGGTTTTAAGTCATCAAAGCAGTACCCATTCTTCGCAATTGGTTTACAACCATCTTATGTTGATCACAAATATTTG CCCATACCATCAGATTTTGAAGGGAAGGAGGAGTTGGGGAAACTAGAGACCATAAGACTGGATGTTGTGGAAGAGTATGGACGCTCATGGATTGTCCACGTATTTACTAATGGCCGAGATCTGCAGGGAATTAGATTTTGCAaaggtgtttctagatttcccaGAGACAACAATTTGAAAGAAGGGGATGTTTGTGTATTCGAAATGGTGACGAAAAAGAAGTCCTCGTCTATTAAATATGCAAGAGTTCATATTTTCCGAAGCTAA
- the LOC113332684 gene encoding B3 domain-containing transcription factor VRN1-like isoform X2 — MNPSNGNRCSSRNSTGSTSGQRNTTTLTKNNDDGSDSSRASYHSDMRDDTVYMGGPGFCQIVHNHLVQNEQIRIPQRFIREYGDDLSNHAVLTVSGGKEWFVEMKRDSNSDDGGVYFKNGLKEFYKSYSITPGTFLVFKYEGNSHFDVVIFQMSGTEIDYSSFNNNNNNNNHMEETSSQTDDTINAEDDVDDKDDYYVEASADANDDNDESGDDSDDEECGQIRVGLTREKNRSITARGLETHDRAIGIKRGFKSSKQYPFFAIGLQPSYVDHKYLPIPSDFEGKEELGKLETIRLDVVEEYGRSWIVHVFTNGRDLQGIRFCKGVSRFPRDNNLKEGDVCVFEMVTKKKSSSIKYARVHIFRS; from the exons ATGAATCCATCGAATGGAAACAGATGTTCATCTAGAAATAGTACAGGCAGTACTAGTGGTCAAAGAAATACGACGACTCTAACCAAGAACAACGATGATGGGAGCGACTCTTCTCGTGCCTCTTATCATTCGGATATGCGTGATGATACCGTTTACATGGGAGGACCTGGTTTCTGTCAGATCGTCCACAACCACCTCGTTCAAAATGAACAGATT AGGATCCCACAAAGGTTTATAAGGGAGTATGGAGATGATTTGTCTAATCATGCGGTTCTTACTGTTTCCGGTGGAAAAGAGTGGTTTGTTGAAATGAAAAGAGACTCAAACTCTGATGATGGTGGTGTTTATTTTAAGAATGGTTTAAAAGAATTCTACAAAAGTTACTCAATAACCCCAGGGACTTTTTTGGTGTTTAAATATGAAGGAAATTCTCATTTTGATGTTGTTATATTTCAAATGAGTGGTACTGAGATCGACTACTCttccttcaacaacaacaacaacaacaacaaccacatGGAAGAAACCTCGAGCCAGACCGACGACACGATAAACGCAGAGGATGATGTTGATGACAAAGATGATTATTACGTCGAAGCTTCAG CAGATGCCAATGACGATAATGATGAATCTGGggatgatagtgatgatgaagaatgtgGACAAATCAGAGTTGGTTTAACGAGGGAGAAGAATAGAAGTATCACTGCTAGAGGTCTGGAAACACATGATAGAGCAATTGGTATAAAGAGGGGTTTTAAGTCATCAAAGCAGTACCCATTCTTCGCAATTGGTTTACAACCATCTTATGTTGATCACAAATATTTG CCCATACCATCAGATTTTGAAGGGAAGGAGGAGTTGGGGAAACTAGAGACCATAAGACTGGATGTTGTGGAAGAGTATGGACGCTCATGGATTGTCCACGTATTTACTAATGGCCGAGATCTGCAGGGAATTAGATTTTGCAaaggtgtttctagatttcccaGAGACAACAATTTGAAAGAAGGGGATGTTTGTGTATTCGAAATGGTGACGAAAAAGAAGTCCTCGTCTATTAAATATGCAAGAGTTCATATTTTCCGAAGCTAA
- the LOC113300092 gene encoding DEAD-box ATP-dependent RNA helicase 10-like produces the protein MAPEGEDEEMKTFKDLGLCEQLAEACDTLGWKNPSKIQAEAIPHALEGKDLIGLAQTGSGKTGAFALPILNALIEAPQAFFACVLSPTRELAIQIAEQFEALGSGVGVKCAVLVGGVDIMQQSINLAKRPHIIVGTPGRLVDHLSNTKGFSLRTLKYLVLDEADRLLNEDFEKTIDDILKAIPRERRTYLFSATMTKKVKKLQRACLRNPVKIEAASKYSTVDTLKQQYRFVPAKYKDCYLVFILSEMSGSTSMVFTRTCEATRLLALLLRNLGLRAIPISGQMSQAKRLGALNKFKAGECNILLCTDVASRGLDIPSVDMVINYDIPTNSKDYIHRVGRTARAGRSGVAISLVNQYELEWYIQIEKLIGKKLPEFPAQEEEVLLLLERVTEARRISVTKLKESGGRHKRRGAEDDGEEIDKYISNKKGGGGRGGGRGRGRGGRGGGEGRSKKARHE, from the exons ATGGCACCagaaggagaagatgaagaaatgaaAACGTTTAAGGATTTAGGTTTATGTGAACAACTAGCTGAAGCTTGTGATACTCTAGGTTGGAAAAACCCGTCCAAAATTCAAGCTGAAGCTATCCCTCATGCTCTTGAAG GGAAGGATTTGATTGGGCTTGCACAAACTGGTTCTGGAAAAACTGGAGCGTTTGCACTTCCTATTCTAAATGCCCTAATAGAGGCTCCTCAAGCATTCTTTGCTTGTGTGCTGTCGCCAACACG TGAGCTAGCAATTCAGATTGCTGAACAGTTTGAAGCTTTGGGATCTGGTGTAGGCGTTAAGTGTGCAGTG CTTGTTGGAGGGGTCGACATTATGCAACAGTCAATTAACCTTGCAAAGAGGCCACACATAATT GTGGGAACGCCTGGGCGTCTTGTAGATCATCTGTCAAATACAAAGGGTTTTAGTCTCCGCACTTTAAAGTACTTG GTCCTGGATGAGGCGGATAGGTTGCTGAATGAGGACTTTGAGAAAACAATCGATGATATTTTGAAGGCTATTCCTCGGGAGCGTAGAACATATTTATTTTCTGCTACTATGACCAAAAAG GTAAAAAAGCTCCAACGTGCATGTCTGAGGAATCCCGTGAAG ATTGAGGCAGCATCTAAATATTCGACTGTTGATACGCTAAAGCAGCAATATCGCTTTGTTCCTGCGAAGTACAAG GATTGCTACCTTGTATTTATTCTGAGCGAGATGTCTGGAAGCACGTCAATGGTTTTTACTCGCACATGCGAGGCAACTCGTCTTCTAGCTTTGCTTCTGCGAAATCTTGGTTTAAGGGCCATCCCTATTAGTGGTCAAATGAGTCAG GCCAAGAGACTTGGAGCCTTGAACAAGTTTAAGGCAGGAGAATGTAATATTCTTTTGTGTACTGATGTTGCAAGTCGAGGTCTTGACATTCCCTCTGTGGACATGGTTATAAACTACGATATACCTACCAACtccaag GATTACATTCACCGAGTGGGTAGAACTGCACGTGCTGGAAGATCTGGGGTTGCAATCTCTCTAGTCAACCAATATGAACTGGAGTGGTATATTCAAATAGAGAAGCTCATTG GCAAAAAGCTTCCAGAATTTCCTGCTCAAGAAGAGGAAGTACTGCTCTTGCTGGAGCGTGTCACAGAAGCCAGAAGAATATCCGTCACG AAACTCAAAGAGAGCGGAGGCAGACACAAAAGAAGAGGGGCAGAAGACGACGGTGAGGAAATCGACAAATATATATCAAACAAGAAGGGAGGAGGAGGACGAGGAGGAGGGCGAGGACGAGGACGAGGAGGCCGAGGCGGAGGAGAAGGAAGATCAAAGAAGGCAAGGCACGAATGA
- the LOC113332684 gene encoding B3 domain-containing transcription factor VRN1-like isoform X3 — translation MNPSNGNRCSSRNSTGSTSGQRNTTTLTKNNDDGSDSSRASYHSDMRDDTVYMGGPGFCQIVHNHLVQNEQIRIPQRFIREYGDDLSNHAVLTVSGGKEWFVEMKRDSNSDDGGVYFKNGLKEFYKSYSITPGTFLVFKYEGNSHFDVVIFQMSGTEIDYSSFNNNNNNNNHMEETSSQTDDTINAEDDVDDKDDYYVEASDANDDNDESGDDSDDEECGQIRVGLTREKNRSITARGLETHDRAIGIKRGFKSSKQYPFFAIGLQPSYVDHKYLPIPSDFEGKEELGKLETIRLDVVEEYGRSWIVHVFTNGRDLQGIRFCKGVSRFPRDNNLKEGDVCVFEMVTKKKSSSIKYARVHIFRS, via the exons ATGAATCCATCGAATGGAAACAGATGTTCATCTAGAAATAGTACAGGCAGTACTAGTGGTCAAAGAAATACGACGACTCTAACCAAGAACAACGATGATGGGAGCGACTCTTCTCGTGCCTCTTATCATTCGGATATGCGTGATGATACCGTTTACATGGGAGGACCTGGTTTCTGTCAGATCGTCCACAACCACCTCGTTCAAAATGAACAGATT AGGATCCCACAAAGGTTTATAAGGGAGTATGGAGATGATTTGTCTAATCATGCGGTTCTTACTGTTTCCGGTGGAAAAGAGTGGTTTGTTGAAATGAAAAGAGACTCAAACTCTGATGATGGTGGTGTTTATTTTAAGAATGGTTTAAAAGAATTCTACAAAAGTTACTCAATAACCCCAGGGACTTTTTTGGTGTTTAAATATGAAGGAAATTCTCATTTTGATGTTGTTATATTTCAAATGAGTGGTACTGAGATCGACTACTCttccttcaacaacaacaacaacaacaacaaccacatGGAAGAAACCTCGAGCCAGACCGACGACACGATAAACGCAGAGGATGATGTTGATGACAAAGATGATTATTACGTCGAAGCTTCAG ATGCCAATGACGATAATGATGAATCTGGggatgatagtgatgatgaagaatgtgGACAAATCAGAGTTGGTTTAACGAGGGAGAAGAATAGAAGTATCACTGCTAGAGGTCTGGAAACACATGATAGAGCAATTGGTATAAAGAGGGGTTTTAAGTCATCAAAGCAGTACCCATTCTTCGCAATTGGTTTACAACCATCTTATGTTGATCACAAATATTTG CCCATACCATCAGATTTTGAAGGGAAGGAGGAGTTGGGGAAACTAGAGACCATAAGACTGGATGTTGTGGAAGAGTATGGACGCTCATGGATTGTCCACGTATTTACTAATGGCCGAGATCTGCAGGGAATTAGATTTTGCAaaggtgtttctagatttcccaGAGACAACAATTTGAAAGAAGGGGATGTTTGTGTATTCGAAATGGTGACGAAAAAGAAGTCCTCGTCTATTAAATATGCAAGAGTTCATATTTTCCGAAGCTAA